The following coding sequences are from one Pseudonocardia sp. EC080619-01 window:
- a CDS encoding aldehyde dehydrogenase family protein gives MSSTVTDPGQSTAEAPEHAAVREAAQRARAAAPAVRAAGEGRIDDALRAAAALIRDRGPELLEINAADVEAAEANGMAAGLLDRLRLTEERLAGIATQLEVLAATPEPPAEWPVRTLETGERVFERRIPVGVIGAVFEARPNVTVDVASQVLKARSAAVLRTGSAALGSATALVETILRPALAEAGLPEAAVQLVPLPGHAGAEALVGLPDLVPLVVVRGSGEVTRKLSLLGATAGTRILAHADGGGVLYLDSSASEADVTRLVTDSTDRLGVCNRLNLLLIDRPVYDTLLPVARAALDARGVALSEPPHAHRLGHEWALDSGAEAHVTVAPVDGPDDAADTAARETSGLAATICASDEEVARRFIDRYTGTGVFWNAPSRLLDGYKLLGLPETGINVDHTPGPRGPVTYRDLGLRQFVVLPPA, from the coding sequence GTGAGCAGCACCGTCACCGATCCCGGGCAGTCCACCGCCGAGGCGCCGGAGCACGCCGCCGTCCGCGAGGCCGCGCAGCGCGCCCGTGCCGCCGCCCCGGCCGTCCGCGCCGCCGGCGAGGGGAGGATCGACGACGCGCTCCGGGCGGCCGCCGCGCTGATCCGCGACCGCGGTCCCGAGCTGCTCGAGATCAACGCAGCCGACGTCGAGGCGGCCGAGGCGAACGGCATGGCCGCCGGGCTGCTGGACCGGCTGCGGCTGACCGAGGAGCGCCTCGCCGGGATCGCCACCCAGCTGGAGGTGCTCGCCGCGACGCCGGAGCCGCCTGCCGAGTGGCCGGTCCGCACCCTCGAGACCGGTGAGCGTGTGTTCGAGCGGCGGATCCCGGTCGGCGTCATCGGCGCGGTGTTCGAGGCCCGGCCGAACGTGACCGTCGACGTCGCCTCGCAGGTGCTCAAGGCCCGCAGCGCCGCCGTCCTGCGCACCGGGTCGGCCGCGCTCGGCAGCGCCACCGCGCTCGTCGAGACGATCCTCCGGCCGGCGCTGGCCGAGGCCGGGCTCCCCGAGGCGGCCGTGCAGCTCGTCCCGTTGCCCGGACACGCCGGTGCCGAGGCACTCGTCGGGCTGCCGGACCTGGTGCCGCTGGTCGTCGTCCGCGGGTCGGGCGAGGTGACGCGCAAGCTGTCGCTGCTCGGCGCGACCGCGGGGACCCGGATCCTCGCGCACGCCGACGGCGGCGGGGTGCTGTACCTGGACTCGTCGGCGTCCGAGGCGGACGTGACGCGCCTGGTCACCGACTCCACGGACCGGCTCGGCGTCTGCAACCGGCTGAACCTGCTGCTCATCGACCGGCCCGTCTACGACACGCTGCTCCCGGTCGCCAGGGCCGCGCTGGACGCCCGCGGCGTCGCGCTGTCCGAGCCGCCGCACGCGCACCGGCTGGGCCACGAGTGGGCGCTCGACTCCGGCGCCGAGGCGCACGTGACCGTCGCCCCCGTCGACGGGCCGGACGACGCCGCCGACACCGCCGCCCGCGAGACCTCCGGGCTGGCGGCGACGATCTGTGCCTCCGACGAGGAGGTCGCCCGGCGGTTCATCGACCGCTACACCGGCACCGGTGTGTTCTGGAACGCGCCGTCCCGGCTGCTCGACGGCTACAAGCTGCTCGGCCTGCCGGAGACCGGGATCAACGTCGACCACACGCCCGGTCCGCGCGGCCCCGTCACCTACCGGGACCTGGGCCTGCGCCAGTTCGTGGTGCTGCCCCCCGCCTGA
- a CDS encoding class F sortase, with product MTARHRHPRGGVRGAAALLLSGVALLGAGAGLALGDDPRIVAEDLGSVPAPMSGGVRAVPASEALPVLARPDPVVGAPDVADLPGSPPPAPATPSDPAAPPAPAAQGTPAAPTAPTVPLGPDPAAARPAPPVPAAALSPDVPGGPGNPAAPAGDPARPLPGPGVPAAETPRRAGPPAIAAQQPWTVSPIYPPTGPGPGEPPSPVVPATLELPARGVTAPVDAVGTGPNGGMVVPEEVRTVGWWAPGVLPGGAAGSSVIAGHVDSRTQGVGVLAVLPQLTAGEPVVVRGADGRAATFRVAARREYGKHDLPRDVFRRDGSPQLVLVTCGGVFDPATGSYESNIVVYAVPEPL from the coding sequence GTGACCGCCCGGCACCGGCACCCGCGCGGCGGTGTCCGGGGAGCGGCGGCCCTGCTGCTCTCCGGCGTCGCCCTGCTGGGTGCCGGTGCCGGACTCGCCCTCGGCGACGATCCGCGGATCGTCGCCGAGGACCTGGGGTCGGTGCCCGCACCGATGTCCGGCGGGGTGCGGGCGGTGCCCGCCTCGGAGGCGCTACCGGTGCTCGCCCGGCCCGACCCCGTCGTCGGGGCACCGGATGTCGCGGACCTGCCGGGCTCGCCCCCTCCCGCGCCGGCCACCCCGTCCGATCCTGCAGCCCCACCCGCGCCGGCTGCCCAGGGCACTCCCGCCGCGCCGACCGCGCCCACCGTGCCGCTCGGCCCGGACCCGGCCGCCGCCCGGCCCGCCCCTCCTGTGCCGGCCGCAGCCCTGTCCCCGGACGTTCCCGGCGGACCGGGGAATCCCGCTGCGCCCGCCGGTGACCCGGCCCGCCCGCTCCCCGGCCCGGGCGTCCCGGCCGCCGAGACCCCGCGCCGGGCCGGCCCGCCGGCGATCGCCGCGCAGCAGCCGTGGACGGTCTCGCCGATCTACCCGCCCACCGGGCCCGGTCCCGGCGAGCCGCCGTCCCCGGTCGTCCCGGCGACCCTGGAACTCCCGGCCCGCGGTGTCACCGCGCCGGTCGACGCCGTCGGCACCGGCCCGAACGGCGGGATGGTCGTCCCGGAGGAGGTCCGGACGGTCGGCTGGTGGGCCCCCGGCGTCCTCCCCGGCGGGGCCGCCGGCAGCTCGGTGATCGCCGGGCACGTCGACTCGCGGACCCAGGGCGTCGGCGTGCTCGCGGTGCTGCCGCAGCTCACCGCGGGGGAACCCGTCGTCGTCCGGGGCGCCGACGGCCGCGCCGCGACCTTCCGGGTCGCCGCCCGGCGGGAGTACGGCAAGCACGACCTGCCCCGTGACGTCTTCCGGCGCGACGGCAGCCCGCAGCTCGTGCTCGTCACGTGCGGCGGGGTCTTCGACCCGGCGACCGGGAGCTACGAGTCGAACATCGTCGTCTACGCGGTCCCGGAGCCGCTCTGA
- a CDS encoding DUF4142 domain-containing protein, whose product MTRTVGASVAAIALVGLTACGGETPQVPNIPTELPQVPGVGDPRQAFGDAHQKALGLAALGGVGLEQGVGQQVKDLAPQVQGEGQQLNDKLRGLASSVGVSLPDQVSPEIQAQVDDLKARTGEQFDQGWLQAAQEQVGQLNDQAQGLLNVPGLPPEQLDQARAQLTNLGALKTKLDEAAAAAGAATPGADGSGDAAGGSGDGAGDGAGQAAGPDAGAGAGGSGSGDGSGQEGAGNGSGNGSGNGAGQGGAPAVDAGTGGQAASASDAVLPAALGGAGLLLLGAGLIRLRRSRA is encoded by the coding sequence ATGACCCGGACCGTCGGGGCGTCCGTCGCCGCGATCGCACTCGTCGGCCTGACCGCCTGCGGTGGCGAGACGCCGCAGGTCCCGAACATCCCGACCGAGCTGCCGCAGGTTCCCGGCGTCGGGGACCCGCGCCAGGCCTTCGGGGACGCGCACCAGAAGGCGCTCGGCCTCGCCGCGCTGGGTGGCGTCGGCCTGGAGCAGGGCGTCGGCCAGCAGGTCAAGGACCTCGCGCCGCAGGTGCAGGGCGAGGGCCAGCAGCTCAACGACAAGCTGCGTGGCCTGGCGTCCTCGGTCGGCGTCTCGCTGCCCGACCAGGTCTCGCCGGAGATCCAGGCCCAGGTCGACGACCTGAAGGCCCGCACCGGTGAGCAGTTCGACCAGGGCTGGCTGCAGGCCGCCCAGGAGCAGGTCGGCCAGCTCAACGACCAGGCCCAGGGCCTGCTGAACGTGCCCGGCCTGCCGCCGGAGCAGCTGGACCAGGCCCGCGCGCAGCTGACCAACCTCGGTGCGCTGAAGACCAAGCTGGACGAGGCCGCCGCCGCGGCCGGTGCCGCGACCCCGGGTGCCGACGGCTCCGGCGACGCGGCCGGTGGCTCCGGTGACGGTGCCGGCGACGGCGCCGGCCAGGCCGCCGGACCGGACGCGGGTGCCGGCGCAGGTGGCTCGGGCTCCGGTGACGGCTCCGGCCAGGAGGGCGCGGGCAACGGCTCGGGCAACGGCTCCGGCAACGGTGCGGGCCAGGGCGGCGCCCCGGCGGTCGACGCCGGTACCGGCGGCCAGGCCGCGTCGGCGTCCGACGCGGTGCTGCCGGCCGCCCTCGGTGGTGCCGGTCTGCTGCTGCTCGGCGCCGGTCTGATCCGGCTGCGCCGCTCCCGCGCGTGA
- a CDS encoding exodeoxyribonuclease III, translating into MRLATWNVNSAKSRLPRLLPWLDEREPDVVCLQETKLSDDDFAATFDDELAARGYAVAHHGQGRWNGVAVLSRAGLDDVVRGLPGEPVFSEGGLDVPDARAVTATCGGLRVTSVYVPNGREPSDPHYAYKLRWLAALRDQVVAGDPATTVVAGDVNIAPTDDDVWDRSQFDGATHVTPAEREALAGLVGAGLHDVLRDRWPDERVFTYWDYRAGRFHQDQGMRIDLVLAGEDPAGRRAAVWVDRKARKGRSPSDHAPVVLDLDSAPDGDTGPVVPPPSAPAPLGGRR; encoded by the coding sequence GTGCGCCTCGCCACCTGGAACGTGAACTCGGCGAAATCCCGGCTGCCGCGGCTGCTGCCGTGGCTCGACGAGCGGGAGCCGGACGTCGTCTGCCTGCAGGAGACGAAGCTGTCCGACGACGACTTCGCCGCCACCTTCGACGACGAGCTGGCCGCGCGCGGCTACGCGGTCGCGCACCACGGCCAGGGCCGGTGGAACGGCGTCGCGGTGCTGTCCCGGGCCGGGCTCGACGACGTCGTGCGGGGTCTGCCCGGCGAGCCCGTCTTCAGCGAGGGCGGGCTCGACGTGCCCGACGCCCGCGCGGTCACCGCCACCTGCGGCGGGCTGCGGGTGACGTCGGTGTACGTCCCGAACGGGCGCGAACCGTCCGACCCGCACTACGCCTACAAGCTGCGCTGGCTGGCGGCCCTGCGCGACCAGGTCGTGGCGGGCGACCCGGCGACGACCGTCGTCGCCGGGGACGTGAACATCGCCCCCACCGACGACGACGTCTGGGACCGTTCGCAGTTCGACGGCGCCACCCACGTCACGCCGGCCGAGCGCGAGGCGCTCGCGGGTCTCGTCGGGGCCGGGCTGCACGACGTGCTGCGCGACCGCTGGCCGGACGAGCGGGTGTTCACCTACTGGGACTACCGCGCCGGGCGCTTCCACCAGGACCAGGGCATGCGGATCGACCTCGTGCTCGCCGGGGAGGATCCCGCGGGCCGCCGGGCGGCGGTGTGGGTGGACCGGAAGGCACGGAAGGGTAGGTCGCCGAGCGACCACGCACCCGTCGTCCTGGACCTGGACTCCGCCCCGGACGGCGACACCGGTCCCGTCGTCCCGCCGCCGTCCGCGCCCGCCCCGCTGGGCGGGCGCAGATAG
- a CDS encoding transketolase family protein yields MTAFALHTVTHRPVDQRERFYALLPELLDAESRAVALLADIGAGYVDLPDRLARRVVNLGIREQLLVSAAGGLALTGMRPIVHTFAPFLVERPYEQLKLDLGHQDTGALLVSAGASYDMAGAGETHFGSRDVALLDTLDGWTVHVPGHADEAEAQLRAALPGDDRVYVRLSGASNAAALSTGPGMTVLRRGSRGTVVAVGPLADRTLAAVADLDVTVLYAPTVRPFDGATLRATLSEPDVVLVEPYLAGTSSRVIADALDGVRHRLLGLGVSRAELRRYGDPDDHDAAHGLDVAGIRRSVRRFLS; encoded by the coding sequence ATGACCGCCTTTGCTCTGCACACCGTGACGCACCGGCCCGTCGACCAGCGGGAACGCTTCTACGCGCTCCTCCCGGAGCTCCTCGACGCCGAATCGCGGGCGGTGGCCCTGCTCGCCGACATCGGGGCCGGCTACGTCGACCTCCCGGACCGGCTCGCGCGGCGCGTGGTCAACCTCGGGATCCGCGAGCAGCTGCTCGTGTCGGCTGCCGGCGGGCTCGCGCTCACCGGGATGCGGCCGATCGTGCACACGTTCGCGCCGTTCCTCGTCGAGCGGCCGTACGAGCAGCTCAAGCTCGACCTCGGGCACCAGGACACCGGCGCGCTGCTGGTCTCGGCGGGTGCGTCGTACGACATGGCGGGGGCGGGGGAGACCCACTTCGGCTCCCGTGACGTCGCGCTGCTCGACACCCTCGACGGCTGGACGGTGCACGTCCCCGGCCACGCCGACGAGGCCGAGGCGCAGCTGCGGGCCGCGCTGCCCGGCGACGACCGCGTCTACGTCCGGCTCTCCGGCGCGTCGAACGCGGCCGCGCTGAGCACCGGCCCGGGTATGACGGTGCTGCGGCGGGGGAGCCGCGGCACGGTCGTCGCGGTGGGCCCGCTCGCGGACCGCACCCTCGCCGCCGTCGCGGACCTCGACGTCACGGTGCTCTACGCGCCGACCGTCCGGCCGTTCGACGGCGCGACGCTGCGGGCGACGCTCTCCGAGCCGGACGTCGTGCTCGTCGAGCCCTACCTGGCGGGCACCTCGTCGCGGGTTATCGCCGACGCACTGGACGGGGTGCGGCACCGGCTGCTCGGTCTCGGTGTGTCCCGTGCCGAGCTGCGGCGCTACGGCGACCCGGACGACCACGACGCGGCGCACGGGCTCGACGTCGCGGGCATCCGGCGTTCGGTGCGGCGGTTCCTCTCGTAG
- a CDS encoding transketolase produces the protein MTTATTGTSGTTAGITGLMTRMTGDEKHEPAATSTLDVLRVLYDRVLRVDPAHPGDPDRDRFLLSKGHGPMALYAVLAARGFLDPAALDGFATYDSDLGHHPDRTLVPGVEISSGSLGHGLGLAVGTALGLRLQGRAARTVVLVGDAELDEGSNAEAIQYAGRAGLAGLTAVVIDNRSASHGWPGGIAARFAVEGWVTADADGRDHDDLERAFGTPHDDRPLAVVAHVEPKGTPS, from the coding sequence ATGACGACAGCGACCACCGGAACCTCCGGGACCACCGCCGGGATCACGGGGCTGATGACCCGGATGACCGGCGACGAGAAGCACGAGCCCGCCGCCACCTCGACCCTGGACGTGCTCCGCGTCCTCTACGACCGCGTCCTGCGGGTCGACCCCGCGCACCCGGGCGACCCGGACCGGGACCGGTTCCTGCTCTCCAAGGGGCACGGGCCGATGGCGCTCTACGCCGTCCTGGCCGCGCGGGGGTTCCTCGACCCGGCCGCGCTGGACGGGTTCGCGACCTACGACTCGGACCTCGGCCACCACCCGGACCGCACGCTCGTGCCGGGAGTGGAGATCTCCTCGGGCTCCCTCGGGCACGGGCTCGGGCTGGCCGTGGGCACCGCGCTCGGGCTCCGGTTGCAGGGCCGGGCGGCGCGGACCGTCGTCCTCGTCGGCGACGCCGAGCTCGACGAGGGCTCGAACGCCGAGGCGATCCAGTACGCCGGGCGGGCGGGGCTCGCCGGGCTGACCGCCGTCGTGATCGACAACCGCTCCGCGTCGCACGGGTGGCCGGGCGGGATCGCCGCGCGCTTCGCCGTCGAGGGCTGGGTGACCGCCGACGCCGACGGCCGTGACCACGACGACCTGGAGCGTGCGTTCGGCACGCCGCACGACGACCGGCCGCTCGCCGTCGTCGCCCACGTCGAGCCGAAGGGGACCCCCTCATGA
- a CDS encoding TrkA family potassium uptake protein: MIGSSRLAALDPHAEGALRMPDARSSPVRSLVTRLVIALFALGATTLIVYFGRDGYLDNNGAGEISLMDALYYATVSLSTTGYGDIVPVSPSARAINIAVVTPLRVLFLIVLVGTTVELLTERSRQSFRIQRWRSRVREHTVVVGYGTKGRAAVETLLGDGVEPEKIVVVDTDRARLDVASGLGLVTVSGNATRSAVLRIAGVQLATTLVVALDRDDTAVLVTLTARELSRSISIVAAVREAENVHLLRQSGASSVIVSDETAGRLLGVATRSPAVVEVVEDLLTPDAGFAITQRQVEPAEVGGSPRHLPDIVLGVVRGDQLYRVDSAAVDALERGDQLLYVRKATPPEDD; this comes from the coding sequence GTGATCGGCTCCTCCCGCCTCGCCGCGCTCGATCCGCACGCCGAGGGCGCGCTGCGGATGCCGGACGCGCGGTCGAGCCCGGTCCGCTCCCTGGTGACCCGGCTGGTGATCGCGTTGTTCGCGCTGGGCGCGACGACGTTGATCGTCTACTTCGGTCGCGACGGCTACCTCGACAACAACGGCGCGGGCGAGATCTCGCTGATGGACGCGCTGTACTACGCGACGGTGTCGCTGTCGACGACCGGCTACGGCGACATCGTCCCGGTCAGCCCGAGCGCGCGGGCGATCAACATCGCCGTCGTCACCCCGCTGCGGGTGCTGTTCCTGATCGTTCTCGTCGGGACGACCGTCGAGCTGCTCACCGAGCGCTCGCGCCAGTCGTTCCGGATCCAGCGCTGGAGGTCGCGCGTGCGCGAGCACACCGTCGTCGTCGGCTACGGCACCAAGGGCCGGGCTGCCGTGGAGACGCTGCTGGGCGACGGCGTCGAGCCCGAGAAGATCGTCGTCGTCGACACCGACCGGGCCCGGCTCGACGTCGCGTCCGGGCTGGGGCTGGTGACCGTGTCCGGGAACGCGACCCGGTCGGCGGTGCTCCGGATCGCCGGGGTGCAGCTGGCGACGACGCTGGTCGTCGCGCTGGACCGGGACGACACCGCGGTGCTGGTCACGCTCACCGCCCGCGAGCTGTCCCGCTCGATCTCGATCGTCGCAGCGGTGCGCGAGGCGGAGAACGTGCACCTGCTGCGGCAGTCCGGGGCGAGCTCGGTGATCGTCTCCGACGAGACGGCGGGCCGGCTGCTCGGCGTCGCGACCCGGTCCCCGGCCGTCGTCGAGGTGGTCGAGGACCTGCTCACCCCGGACGCCGGGTTCGCCATCACCCAGCGCCAGGTCGAGCCGGCCGAGGTGGGCGGGTCGCCGCGGCACCTGCCCGACATCGTGCTCGGCGTCGTCCGCGGCGACCAGCTCTACCGGGTCGACTCCGCCGCCGTCGACGCGCTCGAGCGCGGGGACCAGCTGCTCTACGTCCGCAAGGCGACCCCGCCCGAGGACGACTGA
- a CDS encoding sensor histidine kinase, translated as MPADEDSDRGARVPGGRTSLRPRLTGRFRSATTPPSDPAEVLEAGVAVAAGLREPAGSPAATDALRRLAGLCGARSAGLLLPGRAPTWCGPDREAGIALGHRAGTRRATDGELTATALGTDPEPPVLVLGGVTTAAARRISAFVADALERARLDDGAAEAEAARLRELRAQISPHFVYNALTTIASFVRSDPARARDLLETFADFIRHSLAARGDYTPLAGEFRSVEAYLTLARAVLGDRLRVQVRVAPEVLPVPIPVLALQPLVENAVQHGVERTQDGGLVQVSGEAEGDVCVIAVEDDGPGMAPEHARAVLAGTAEGAGLALVNVDRRLRAVYGPEHGLVIETAPGAGTRIVLRVPRFQPGVVV; from the coding sequence GTGCCGGCCGACGAGGACTCCGATCGTGGCGCGCGTGTGCCGGGCGGGCGCACCTCCCTGCGCCCCCGGCTCACCGGGCGGTTCCGGTCCGCGACGACTCCCCCGTCGGACCCGGCCGAGGTGCTCGAGGCCGGTGTCGCGGTCGCGGCGGGGCTGCGCGAACCCGCCGGCTCACCGGCCGCGACCGACGCGCTGCGCCGGCTCGCCGGGCTGTGCGGCGCCCGCTCCGCCGGCCTGCTCCTCCCCGGACGTGCGCCCACCTGGTGCGGCCCCGACCGCGAGGCGGGCATCGCACTCGGGCACCGGGCGGGTACCCGGCGGGCCACCGACGGCGAGCTGACGGCGACGGCGCTGGGCACCGATCCCGAGCCACCGGTGCTCGTCCTCGGTGGGGTCACCACGGCCGCCGCCCGGCGGATCTCCGCGTTCGTCGCCGACGCGCTGGAACGTGCCCGCCTCGACGACGGCGCCGCCGAGGCCGAGGCCGCCCGGCTGCGCGAGCTGCGTGCCCAGATCTCGCCGCACTTCGTCTACAACGCGCTCACCACGATCGCCTCGTTCGTGCGCTCGGACCCGGCACGTGCGCGGGACCTGCTGGAGACCTTCGCCGACTTCATCCGGCACTCGCTCGCGGCCCGCGGTGACTACACCCCGCTGGCCGGGGAGTTCCGCTCGGTGGAGGCCTACCTGACGCTCGCACGTGCGGTCCTCGGCGACCGGCTCCGGGTGCAGGTACGGGTGGCGCCGGAGGTGCTGCCGGTGCCGATCCCGGTGCTGGCGCTGCAACCGCTGGTGGAGAACGCCGTGCAGCACGGCGTCGAGCGGACCCAGGACGGCGGGCTGGTCCAGGTCAGCGGCGAGGCCGAGGGGGACGTCTGCGTGATCGCCGTCGAGGACGACGGGCCCGGGATGGCACCCGAGCACGCCCGTGCGGTGCTGGCCGGCACCGCGGAGGGCGCCGGGCTGGCGCTGGTGAACGTCGACCGTCGCCTGCGGGCGGTGTACGGCCCCGAGCACGGCCTGGTCATCGAGACCGCCCCCGGCGCGGGGACCCGGATCGTCCTGCGCGTCCCGCGCTTCCAACCGGGGGTGGTCGTGTGA
- a CDS encoding LytTR family DNA-binding domain-containing protein: MTETPLRVLAVDDVAPALDEICALLADAPDVGEVARAGDAVEALRTIPTGRFDAVFLDITMPGMDGLELGGVLAAMASPPEIVFVTAFEEHAVAAYGLGAVDYLLKPVGADRLAEALARVHRARAGRTVAGPPPAEDRTGVTGGGPAVPRVDELAVLPVELAGRTRYVRREDVRFVEAHGDYVRLHTPSGSHLVRIPLSRLEEHWDAHHFVRVHRSFLLHLPAVLELRSDAGGGLLAHTDAGDVPVSRRHARELRDQLLAAATSGALDVPGRERGRG; this comes from the coding sequence GTGACCGAGACGCCGCTGCGGGTGCTGGCCGTCGACGACGTCGCGCCCGCGCTCGACGAGATCTGCGCGCTGCTCGCCGACGCCCCCGATGTCGGCGAGGTCGCGCGGGCCGGCGACGCCGTCGAGGCGCTGCGCACCATCCCCACCGGCCGGTTCGACGCCGTCTTCCTCGACATCACGATGCCGGGGATGGACGGCCTGGAGCTGGGCGGCGTGCTGGCCGCGATGGCGTCCCCGCCGGAGATCGTGTTCGTCACCGCGTTCGAGGAGCACGCGGTCGCCGCCTACGGCCTCGGTGCCGTCGACTACCTGCTGAAGCCCGTGGGTGCCGACCGGCTCGCCGAGGCGCTGGCCCGGGTGCACCGGGCGCGCGCGGGCCGCACCGTCGCGGGGCCGCCTCCCGCCGAGGACCGGACGGGCGTCACCGGCGGCGGGCCGGCCGTCCCCCGGGTCGACGAGCTCGCGGTGCTGCCGGTGGAGCTGGCCGGGCGGACCCGGTACGTGCGTCGCGAGGACGTGCGGTTCGTCGAGGCGCACGGCGACTACGTCCGGCTGCACACCCCGTCCGGCTCGCACCTGGTCCGCATCCCGCTCTCCCGGCTGGAGGAGCACTGGGACGCCCACCACTTCGTCCGGGTGCACCGCAGCTTCCTGCTGCACCTGCCCGCGGTCCTCGAGCTGCGCAGCGACGCCGGCGGCGGGCTCCTCGCGCACACCGACGCCGGGGACGTCCCGGTCAGCCGCCGGCACGCCCGCGAGCTGCGCGACCAGCTGCTGGCGGCGGCGACCTCGGGGGCGCTGGACGTCCCGGGCCGGGAGCGGGGCCGGGGATGA
- a CDS encoding cation acetate symporter, whose protein sequence is MTGAAVVALLLVTVLIGARGVAAMRTTSDFLVASRQTSPMLNAAAVSGEYLSAASFLGVAGLVIKEGTGALWYPVGFTAGYLLMLALVAAPMRRSGALTVPGFAEARLGSRSLRRFCAVVVVVIAVLYLVPQIVAAGQLLTLVSGVDYWVGVVVSGLAVGITLALGGMRAATYVQAFQFALKLLLFAGPAIWLLLLAGPQLRDELAAPPEFTHFTRETPVDFRLDTDLVVTEPVTVAVDGIPVELTPGTHHARADQVWLFPEGAPVPGLGGDRASLPVPGGEDWALPLLGTGATAPLLATWSVLVATALGTMGLPHIIVRFHTSPDGRGARRTAAITVALLGTFYLFTIVYGLLGTVLTPELYLSQGTDTAIVTLPGRVTGGGTAAVLTSLLTAGAFAAFLATSLGLLLALSGALSHDLMPSGLRRLRLTALAASAAVVPAALLMVRVDVSAAVTSAFTVAASTFCPLLVLGLWWKGLTARGAYAGMVAGLVCSAGAMGLGATLGLGGTAGILLTQPALWSVPLSFVLMIAVSLGDHVPSWAEDTMLRLHLADRE, encoded by the coding sequence GTGACCGGGGCCGCCGTCGTCGCGCTGTTGCTGGTCACGGTCCTGATCGGGGCCCGTGGCGTGGCCGCCATGCGCACCACGTCGGACTTCCTGGTGGCGTCGCGGCAGACGTCGCCGATGCTGAACGCGGCGGCGGTCTCCGGTGAGTACCTGTCGGCGGCGTCGTTCCTCGGCGTCGCCGGTCTGGTGATCAAGGAGGGCACCGGGGCGCTCTGGTACCCGGTCGGGTTCACCGCGGGCTACCTGCTGATGCTGGCGCTGGTGGCGGCGCCGATGCGGCGCAGCGGCGCGCTGACCGTGCCCGGGTTCGCCGAGGCGCGGCTGGGGTCGCGGTCGCTGCGCCGGTTCTGCGCGGTGGTCGTCGTCGTGATCGCGGTGCTCTACCTGGTGCCGCAGATCGTCGCGGCCGGCCAGCTCCTGACACTGGTGTCCGGTGTGGACTACTGGGTGGGCGTGGTCGTCTCCGGCCTGGCGGTCGGGATCACGCTGGCCCTGGGCGGGATGCGGGCGGCGACCTACGTGCAGGCGTTCCAGTTCGCCCTCAAGCTGCTCCTGTTCGCCGGACCCGCGATCTGGCTGCTGCTGCTCGCCGGGCCCCAGCTGCGCGACGAGCTGGCCGCCCCGCCGGAGTTCACGCACTTCACCCGGGAGACCCCGGTCGACTTCCGCCTCGACACCGATCTCGTGGTCACCGAGCCGGTCACCGTCGCCGTCGACGGGATCCCTGTCGAACTGACGCCGGGTACCCACCACGCACGCGCCGACCAGGTGTGGCTGTTCCCGGAGGGCGCCCCGGTCCCCGGGCTCGGTGGCGACCGGGCGTCGCTGCCGGTGCCCGGCGGGGAGGACTGGGCGCTGCCGCTGCTCGGCACGGGTGCGACCGCGCCGTTGCTGGCGACCTGGTCGGTGCTGGTCGCGACGGCACTCGGGACGATGGGGCTGCCGCACATCATCGTCCGGTTCCACACCAGCCCGGACGGGCGCGGCGCCCGCCGGACGGCCGCGATCACCGTCGCGCTGCTGGGCACGTTCTACCTGTTCACCATCGTCTACGGGCTGCTGGGGACCGTGCTCACCCCGGAGCTGTACCTCTCGCAGGGCACCGACACGGCGATCGTCACCCTGCCCGGGCGGGTGACCGGCGGTGGGACGGCCGCGGTGCTGACCTCGTTGCTCACCGCCGGTGCGTTCGCCGCGTTCCTGGCCACCTCCCTCGGACTGCTCCTCGCGCTGTCCGGCGCGCTGTCGCACGACCTGATGCCGTCCGGGCTGCGCCGGCTCCGGCTCACCGCCCTGGCCGCCTCGGCAGCTGTCGTCCCGGCCGCGCTGCTGATGGTCCGGGTCGACGTCAGCGCGGCCGTGACCTCGGCGTTCACCGTCGCGGCGTCGACGTTCTGCCCGCTGCTCGTGCTCGGCCTGTGGTGGAAGGGCTTGACCGCGCGCGGCGCGTACGCGGGAATGGTGGCGGGGCTGGTCTGCTCGGCCGGGGCGATGGGACTGGGCGCCACCCTCGGACTGGGCGGAACGGCGGGCATCCTGCTCACCCAACCGGCCCTGTGGTCCGTCCCCCTGTCGTTCGTACTGATGATCGCGGTGTCGCTGGGCGATCACGTTCCGTCGTGGGCGGAAGATACGATGCTCCGGCTCCATCTGGCGGACCGCGAGTAG
- a CDS encoding DUF485 domain-containing protein, with protein MSTTESENSTGGPPPGTPDWGAVQASDDFQQLRRRLRGFVFPVTAAFLAWYLLYVLLASFAADFMATPVLGNINLGLILGLLQFVSTFAITVAYVRFAGNTLDPLSSKIRDEIEGGTK; from the coding sequence GTGAGTACCACCGAGTCCGAGAACAGTACGGGCGGTCCTCCGCCCGGGACGCCCGACTGGGGCGCCGTACAGGCGAGCGACGACTTCCAGCAGCTGCGTCGGCGTCTCCGCGGGTTCGTCTTCCCGGTCACCGCGGCGTTCCTGGCCTGGTACCTGCTCTACGTGCTGCTGGCGAGCTTCGCCGCCGACTTCATGGCGACGCCCGTGCTCGGCAACATCAACCTGGGGCTGATCCTGGGCCTGCTCCAGTTCGTGTCCACGTTCGCGATCACCGTCGCGTACGTCCGGTTCGCGGGGAACACCCTCGACCCGCTGTCGTCGAAGATCCGTGACGAGATCGAAGGGGGCACGAAGTGA